The Falco biarmicus isolate bFalBia1 chromosome 1, bFalBia1.pri, whole genome shotgun sequence DNA segment GactaaaagcagcagctctcaggACATAAACTACTCCTGCAAAGCAGGCAGAAGCTTCCTCAgctgccctctgctcccaggCAAGCAGAGCCAGCAGGGCCCAGCAAGGAAGCAGTCTatcaatttatttcaatttttagcAACAACATTATgggaagaaagcagctttgttatTTGGAAAAGATTTATGAGACAATCCCTGCACGTGTGGtgtggcaggagcagaggcatCCAATACTCATCTAGATGCCCCAAGGCTACTGCACACGCATAGGTGGACTCCACATCTCCCCTTGGGTGATCCATCTAACATCTGCTGCCAACATGTTTTTAGGCGACTAAAACTCACCTTTGCTAGGTAAGGTGAATATTACTCGATCCTTCATCATGAAGCCTTGTTGAAGAGGAAAACACAGGTCACTGGCTTTAGAAGCTGGACCCAGACCCATTGTGACTGGCAGAAAAGTAACAGCCCTTAGGCACCAAGTGTTTTCCCACTTACACAGCCCTTTCAGTGCAGAAACATACCACTTGCACAAACCTGCCTTTTTAGTCCAAATGGAATCCAATCATATAAAATACCACATACACATTTGAGAGAAAGTTCTCAGCttataattttgaaagaaaaggaagttacAGCCACAAAACGATCTTGATGTAGGCTCTAAAAGTTGTGTACAACTTTGAATGCAAGAACCACCACTTGGTTGGGAAATGGCCTTAAGTCAAGGTCAGTCCTGTTCAATGGTGGCAAGGAGTCAGTCAGAGCCGTTAACATCTATTTAAGGTACCCAAGGGACAGGGCTCATCTTGCAGGATTCCACAAATAGTGGGACATTTGGGATCAAAGACTCTCCAGGCATCCCACCAACCTGTCAGGTTCTCAGCTTGGTTCCTGAAGCCACACATCCAGGATGGAGGGAGCCCAAACGGGACAGTAAAGGAGGTTGCAAGTGTCCTACTGTTGCAGACCTCCTCCCAGCATTCAAGAGATGCTTGGGAGTGAGAGCTGGGTacccagcagcaaacagcaatgCAGAAACACAGGGACTGGCAGAAAGAGAAGCACCAGACAAAGTAGTCAGTGATGCAAAGGAGATGCTATTTGCTTAAAGATGGTAACATGAAGCCTCCTAGCACCTTCCTCCTCAGAGCACAGCACACCAGCCTCTCCAACCCACCCGACAAGCTTTTTGCTAGCTGCCATGGGGCAGTTTTCAAGCAGCAGCCCATTTTCAAATAGCCCAAAACATAATCACAACCAACTTTACTTCCCACTCCTCAGTGTCTGCTTTGTGCAAGCTGCTGGCTGGAGACTCATCCTTTCCCACCCCATCCAGTAACCATGTCGGCAATTTGCTTCCCAcaagcaaagaagaaagcaaggaacATCCTTTTTAGCCTTGCATACAGAGAACAAATCAACATACTGTGGTGCAGTAATTGAAGTTGTCTTGATCTGTCAGCATCACAGTGCTGTAGATGGGACTTAGTGTTCACAAGGCTGATTTGTTTGTTGGAGCTGTTAAGATATCTTCATTCTTCTAACCTCTTgctgtaacattttaattaaacttaAGAGCCCAGAGGAGCACACATCAGTGCTCCAACTAATCAATGCAAAGACCTTTGAAACACAGGCAGcaacagagaagaaagcttAGTGGTCTCTGGAGCTGCTGATGGAGACACTGAGCAGCTCTTCACCCTTAGCATGTTAATCACCCACTCCTCCAGCCCATGGTTACGGGATCAGCCttaccagcagcacagcacaaatTGTTTATCCCATTTTGTTTAAAGCCTGGGGCACACAGAACAGTTAAAGAACACTCTGGAGTTTCACAACCAAATGAGACACTGCAGAGTAGATCTTTGATCTCCCAGTTCCTTGCCTTAAGCAGTATTTCCTCCTTCTCAGACCCCAGCACAAGCCAAAGACACCCACCCTGGGAGCCCTGACTCAGTTGCTTGCCTCTGACCCAAAGGCAAGTCCCTACCAGGCAACTCTTTCCACAGAAAACCCAGCAACAAAAAGCATGGTTTTGAGTGCTTCCCCAGACCAAAGCTCAAGGAAGACATTTCAATGTACCTGGTGAATGCAAACACATTGCAGGAGAAGTTATGAAACTTCAGCAAGGAGCATAATCTATAGCCTTGAGTGCTAAACAGTGAGGCTTCTTCACCCCAAGGCAGACATTCTGGTGTAGATCTTCAATCTGTTCGGGGGAACCATGAGCAGGATGCCAAGGCAAATTggggaaatgagaaaagcttCAGGTGGTCTCTCCAGATGGAAATAACTTAGCATCTATCCTAGTCTGGTGcactgatatggagaaatagtgtgaaatagggacaatggacatcaattgtgattgtatatgtctgctcaaggaatgggggtatggtgactggtcatgggtgcggtgtctggtcacataggcacacagctttgaggagacaactacagttttgaggagatgcctgcccttcttcctctaacaaaggggctatttaaaaaagaatgagaaaaggatgagagatattccaatgctatctagagggagggagtgctaagtctcctttCTGGAGAAGATccggatggtcacaagaacatgaatcacctacaaacctgcaagaccaccacattccaggcaaaggactgataagctaattaacatacgaagcggggtttaggtaacgaatatgtataggcgttaattgaatattcatttgttttattgtataaatgtgagatggttcatcacttcgggcatgcacgcttgtggaggagcgatcccccatgcatctGCGCGTAataataaacatacctactttataactttcgagttatagagtctaattccgtacgtcaGCACTACTGAAGTAAGAAAGACTCACGACTATTTCAATCAGTCTTGCTGGATTCGGTCTGTGGTTACGTGGCTTTTCACACGTAATTAACAATGTGCAGGTTCCAGTAAATGATTTCAAATAAATCGTTAGACAACTAACAGACAGCAGCTCTACAAATTCATATAGTGGTGTTTGAAAACCTAGATTCAGATAATTACTTGGGGCCTTAGCTAGCTCACTGTATACCACAAGCCTGCATGACAATACTAGATCcgttttcctgctgcagagcagagccccAAGAATTGTGCTGTAGTCTATGGACAGCTACGTGAAGGCAATTTCTACCATAAACTtatcagaaaagagaaagtgaaatttAAGCTCCTCCATTTCTCAGCCATCAGAACCCAGCAGCAGATGCCAGTGAACCACAGCACACAGCTAGTTATGTAGTTAAGTATTAACCGCTTAACCCCCAAAGTCCCGTACTCAAAGACGGggttcttttcttaaaaaaacccttctccTTACACCTCTGAAATCCAGCCCTGACCAGGAACAACAGAAGTTTAGCCCAGAAACCTTCCTCGGTAATCTTTCTGGGCAAAAGTCTCTCTTCATTGCCCTGCCCAAACTCCCATCTGTAGGAATGATCACAGGCATCACAAACATCCTAAAGCAGCAAGGAATTTGCCAAAAAATCCTAGGTGAGGCTAGAAAACAGATTGATCCTACACCTCCCAGACAAGCTGAAACACCTGACACTGTTATCTGCTTTTCATCCAAAACCAAGTTCTTTCATACATATTTAAGATCTGCCAAATCCTGTTGAAATTAATTGCCAAACCTTTCTTTCTTATGTTCTACTGCAAGAAGTTGTCTATGTGATGCTCTAGAAGCTCAgagttgaaatattttctgctagAACATAATTAAGTATAATACTAGACAAATGTATGCGGAACTACAGCTAACTTGTGATAACAGGTTTGTTCAACAGCAACAATATGAGCGTAGCTCAGAGCTAAGCAATTGTGGTAACATCACATGGATTGCAACACATACAGGCACCAAAACATTTGCCAGTTTTAGGGAGTTTGTAACATCCTCTTCTGTCCTAAGTCAAGGAGGGGATCTACGGAGAAAATCTCCTAGTATCATCAGGACATGCTCCATGGGTTGGAAGGAAGTCAAAGTGGATGGCCCATGTTATTTGTCTCAGACACTGTTTTCCAAGTGTTACCATTTGCTGGCAAATAGATAAAGCCCGAGCCGCAAACAGCTGAGGCACAGCTGGTTTCTGCAGAGttactaaaatatttccaaacacCATGCCAGGAACTGCAGGAGTTGTTCACACATAGATTAAAGCAGGTAGCTGTACCTGGCAAAGCTGCTTAGCTCTAGCACAAGAGCACACGATTCCCACCTGGCTGTGCCTCATATGCTGCACAAAACTAGAAAAACAACCCCAAGGCCACACTTTCTCCTATTTTGTCAAAAAATACTGAGTCTATTTACACCAAGTTCATCCATGAGTTAACCACAAGGAACTTGCGATTACAGGGACTGCATGAACACAACAAGAAAGGACTGAAAGGGCTCAGACCCATCCCTCGCattgcagctctgctctgctccccccccAGAGCACCAGGGTtagcagcaggagggagagccaggagcaggctgccccATTCATAAGAGGCAGCCAGCCCACATTTTCAATCCAGAGAGTCTTTTTACACTTTATCAACATTATTCCACccccaagagaaaaaaaaaaaaaaaaaaaagagaaaaaaaagggaaaaagcgAAGTAGGCAAAACACCACACTTGCCTGCTGAGAGCCCACGGTCCTGGTGCACAGGGCTGGTGCGTTCAGTGTTGGGTCTCTCCAGCCAAATCAAGCCTGTTCTGTTTTGGGGTGAGGACAGCATCCCACAGGCAAGCGAGGAACAGCCTTAGCCTCCACCATCAACTTCATCCACAGCTGCACATGCCATCCAGATGACAAGGGCTGGATCCTGCTCTGCTGCGTGGTGCCATGCAATCATGCTTTTCCTCCCTGGCAGCCTCCAGGCTCACAGTCCCACCTCCACCCTCATTTCAGTTCACAGGACCCCCTGAGCAGCTCATTCACTCTCAAAGGCAAGTTTTGTCACCTCTCAGCTCAACGACCATTACTTTAGCTCCAAGAAGAACTGTTCCAAGAACAGTTGTCCACTTTTCACGAAAAGTCACTGCAGAGAGCCGGCTCCCATCAGCTTCTTTTTAGGTTTCCTGCCGTACACAGCTGCTCCACTGGAGACGCACCAGAGTCCCATCAAGAACAAAGGGGAAAAGaccctaaattaaaaaaaaaaaaaacccacacccaaaGACCAACCCAAAATCCACCATGAGCACCACAGTTGTGGTTTCAAGGCATCTGCACTGAAATTCAATGTTAAAAATCCTAACTTAAACCTAGAAAAATATctaaagagcaaaaccaaacccacctcACCTTCTATGTAGTaagtgaggaaaagaaagagcagccCCTCAGGGCCACACACACCCAGCTGATGACACTCAGTCAATTAGGGCTGATAAGAggtttcagctgcagaaaacatgAGTCCCATCATAGACAAGGTCTCCTGGTGCTCCTGTGAGGAACAGgatgtccccccaccccaagacAGTTAAAATCCCAGTACTGAAACATGAACTGAGATTAAACTTCATGTTTCTGGGTCTTGTAATGACAGTGGGTGACAAAAGCAAATTCTACATCAGAGCCTTTCCCTGACTGACTTAAACATGTCTATTTTGAAGTAAGTCTTGAGTTAAACAGAAGGGTGACAGTCTATAAGTTGAAAGCTGCAGGGCACAGTGTCCTGAGACTATGTTATAATCAGGTAGTCCGAGTAGCCTCTAAACTGTATTTGCTTTGAACATCGGTGGGAAAAAGTGCTGCCACTGCACAGCCGACTGCCCCTCATGCTGTCCACAAGTCCTCGTCCCCCTGCATGCAGCGGAGACTCACCGTGGACCAAAATCACTTGACCCCCTTGCAGAACGAAGGCTCAGTTCAGGAGGAGGAAATAATCAGGCAGGAAGCAAAAATTAAACCATTCAGTGGAAAATGGAAGGGAATGGTTTTTGCATTCATTTGTCTATGCTGGCCTCTTGTCAAAGGACTATTACTGGGAAACCGCAGGGGGAACCAGGGACTCTGGTGAGGgaaagctgtgtttttcctgCTTGAGGCTCAGTGACTCCTGTGAGCTAACCTGCAGCAACAGGAGACGGGCTTGAGGTGAAACTTGAACTTTTGGTGCATTTCCTTGTCAGGTTCCTTGACGCCTCCCCAAGCAGCAAATCCAGCCACATCAGCAGAGATGCAAAGCCACAGCGCAGGGtggtttctccttttccagcctgGCCAGACCACTGCGTGCTCTGCACGGCCCAGCAGCACCACACTGGCCGCTGCTGAAGCCCCAGCCATCAGAAATAGTGGCAGCTGCTAAAGGGAGAaacctccctccccagcactgctgcttctgctctgggCGCTGCATCACGGGCTACAGCACCGGCTGTGGGGGCAGTCTGTGAGGACAGGAtggggctgccccatgctggATGCAGCTGCTTCCAGATGGTTCTGGCTGGTTCCATATAGCTTCAGTGGCCCCATCACAGGGTGTAGCTGAGCCCATGCTGGTGATGCCTCTGGggaaatgtatttaagaaagggcaaaatgCACTGTGGCagtgaggggagagggggaaaaaaagtgagagaTGGCCCTGTGAGAAGTGTGgttggggaagaaggaggagaagatgAAGTGGTCAAGATGCTAGAGGAGTCTCTGCCAAAGCAGATACCCATACATGGCGCTAATATTAATTAGCAGTAAATTAGTTTTTCCCAACACCTGTCTGCTTTACcgtgatggtaattggtgagtgatctccctcTATCTCAGTTTCCAGTCCTGTTGATGAAGGGATGACAGCACCTGGCTGGGCAACTGGCAACAACCCAGAGGTTTCTCCCTTTAGCAGCTGCCACTATTTCTGATGGCTGGGGCTTCAGCAGCGGCCAGTGTGGTGCTGCTGGGCCGTGCAGAGCACGCAGTGGTCTGGCcaggctggaaaaggagaaaccaCCCTGCGCTGTGGCTTTGCATCTCTGCTGATGTGGCTGGATTTGCTGCTTGGGGAGGCGTCAAGGAACCTGACAAGGAAATGCACCAAAAGTTCAAGTTTCACCTCAAGCCTGTCTCCTGTTGCTGCGGGTTAGCTCACAGGAGCTAGCTGccgtggggcagagctgggtgcacAGCTCAGCGCACTGCATCGGTGCCTGGTTTCCGCGCACGGCGTGGCACGCAGCCCAACGTGCGGCTCCCTGCACAGCCCGGGGCGCGCCAGCCGGGTGCCGCGGCCTCCAGCCCCGCAGCACACTGCAGGGCCTGCCCGGTGCCCGCAGCCCTCCGAGCCCCTAGGGGGCGCGCTCGCCGCTCTGCCGGCGCTAGGGCCCAGCGGCGGAAGGAAGCGGCTTCGTGCGCGGCGCCCATGGAGCCCGGCAGCTCCCGCCGCCCGAGgtagggccggggcggggggctgcccgcGGCACCGGGGCGGGGTTggtggccgggccgggcggctgCAGGGCGGGTGTGGGGGCGCTCTCTCCCCTCACTGTGCCACCTCTCGCCCCGCAGCGCGGCGGAGCTGCTGGCGGGCCGCGGGGCCCCGCAGCGCGCTTCCGGCCCGAAGGATTTCCTCCCCGACGGCTCGGCCGAGCAGGCGGAGAAGCTGCGCCGGTGCCGGGAGGAGCAGTGGCAGCTCCTCTCCGAGGAACGCGTGGGGCGGCGGTAAGTCCCCGGGGCCGTGTAGGGCCACCGGGCTGCGAGCTGCTTGTTCCCGGGGAGGGATCCCGTGGGGCGGCCGGAGCGCGGCTGCTGGCCCGGCAGAACCGAGCCGGCGGTGCGGGCACAGGGGATTCCCTCGCCCATCCCCTTGTTCCTCTACACCTCCCTGGCTGGAGCAACAGCCGGGGGGCGCACCCCGGCTGTCCCCTCGAGCAGGGGGGTCGTATTGGCACACCAGTGGCTTCAGGGTGGGTGTTCAGATCCCTCGAAGGGCCCCCCGTTTTCTCAGGTGCGTCCGTAATCCTGCAGCCTTTGCAGACAGCAGCCACTGTCTCCTTGGGCCTTGTCTGAGCTGACACTCCCGTGGCCTTGTGCGGATTTGGCTGGCGCTCGGTGTCCCTCTCTGTCAGTTTTGGTGGTTTCAAGAGCACTGTCAGTCTCTGGAGCTTATAATTTCTCGGGGGACCTTCAGACACTGCCTCTCAGTACATGCTTTCTCTGTTTGgcctgctgtttctctgcactGATCAGTAGCAGCAGAAACTATTCGCATAAAATCACACCACTGGGGACTTTAGAGAGAGAATGGCGACCTCCAGCAGAGGGGCAGGTCAGGTGGGGTGGACCGTTGCCTTCTCCTGGTGTCACGGTGGGCTTTGTTCAAGTACATCTGTAAATGCACGTCTAGGGCAGCAATGGAGTCTCTCAGGGTGGGAGGGCGACTGGGCAGGTTTAGGTTTCCTTCCAGATGGGGAAACTGCGGTACTGACTACAGATGTGGAGCAAGTCCATGGTGAACTCTACAGGTCTTACCTTCTATTTTCTTAAGCCAGCTGCTAAAAAtgcatgtttgcatttttgcaaaGTCACCCTCTGCTTCTGAgctattacttttttcttatgAGTCCCTGTGGGTGGGGTACAGCGATTTGAGAGTTTCTTGGCAGCATCTGAACAGTTGTACAATATGGCTTAGGCCATGCATCTCCAGTAGCCTATAGACAGatgactgtggtgtgctggctgAAGACACTTTTAACTAGTGGTGATAAAAACTTCAGCTCGTACTGCTAGATCCAGAGAATGGTGACTTTCTAAGGCCTTATCCTCTAAAAATGCCACCTGgaattttgctgccttttgacACCTTCCTAAGCTCATTGTGTTGCTACAGTAGGAGTTGATCGTGGCACACAGCTAGTAATAACAAACTAATCTTTAACCTTCTCAGGAGGAGTCTGGTGAAAGCTGAGTGGAAGCCAGGACAGGGCATCGTGGAGCTGCAGTCCCCTGCGGTGAGTCTGCTACAGAGTGTACTCAGTGTCATCATCTCCTGCTGGCCTTTGCAGATCCCTTAATTTGCTTCTTGAAATGGGAGAGAGCTTGGTTGTCAGCAGGGGACAGCCAGAGCCCATCAGGGAtttgtgcttctgtttcagGGGAAGTTCTGGCACACCATGGGGTTCACAGAGCGCGGCAAACAGTGCCTGCTACCTGAGGAAGCTCTGTACCTGCTGGAGTGTGTAAGTAGGGGATACCTGTGCATGGCTGGGGGCATTGCGTCCTGCCTGAATGGttggaggagctgcagcagctttagACTGAAGTCAGAAATCACTTGTCCTTGTTGGTCACTGCTGCAATTTGAGCAGCTGATGAACACCTGGTTCTTGAGGAATTGTCTCTTTTAGGCTGTTGCTGATGGAATCGTTTGTCTCCAGGCCATGGGTTCATAGCCACTGTGTCATCAGCAGTGTGCTAGTTGGGTCAGTGGCCAGCTTATTCAGCTGGTATTGTGTTTAACCCATTCTTATGTCAAATATGATAATAAAGAGAACTTCGACAGTCCAGGAAAACTCACTGTTCTGGAAATTTCTGGAAATGAGATCAAGCCATTGTCTCCTGTTCCTTGCAGAAATTAGTTGGAACAAAAGGTTTGACACTGAGAAATCCTTTTCCTCAGAACTGGTATACAGTTAATTAGGCCATCTGAGACTGGTCAGTGTCTATCAACTTTCTGTCATAAGTTGACTTCCCCCCTTATCCCCAGTGTATCTTGGATATTTTGCAATGGCAGGGTTCATAAGTGCATTAGcagtttttctgtgcttctctaAGAGGCTGATGGGAGTTAGTGAAACTCTATCCAGCTTGGTAGGGCCACATTTAGGCACTAAATCAGACCTTTCTGTGTGAAGAGTGTTGGCATGAGAAGCATTTATAGAGCAGCCAGTGCTGTATGTGCTCTACCCTTACACAGAGATCTGTGGGGTTGTACTTGGCAACTCTTCCCAGTATATATggcagaaagaaatttaaatgtGGCAGACAGAGGTGTGAGACCAGGTTGCTTTCAGTGCTTCTCTGCTGGCAGAAATGCTGGTTAGGGCTCAGTTGGATTTCTTTGCTGTACAAAGGGGGTTTTTTGGTCTCTCCACCAAAGCCTGTTGTCAGTAGAAAAAGTGCACTGATCTAAAGGGGAGCTTTTTTCCCTAAGCAAAACCTAATCAATTGATTATGGGCATCTGATGCCATCCCTTAaaggtagggtttttttacctcTGGCATTTTGATTAAATAGATTGTGAACAAactgatgaaaataaatttagtcAGTTGCCGAGTACCAAATCTCCCCAAAAGCGGAAAAGACCAGTTAGATGCCTTCAGCCCATCCCATGGGAGAGGTGTGGttccttgtgttttgttttctttgtttgtgagTAAACACaccgtaaaaaaaaaaaaaaaaacaaaaaaaaaccaaaaaggaggagaaagaagcatAGCCTAGAACTGCTTCTTGGGGGTTAGTTGCTGTGTCCTGGGGAATCTACCTATGGGATCACTGAGGCTGGAGTAAGTGCCATCTGAGGATGCTGTTGattgctctgctccagctctctgtTATATTGGTCCTAAATGTTTTTGTAGTTGTGCTGTGCCCTGAATCACTGAGATCATCAAAGTTAAAGAAAATCATCTCCCAAAGCAACAATTATCTTAACAGTTAAGCGTTGTGCTCCCAGCTACATCCTCTAAACAGATGCAGCACTGGATCAGGAGCTGACAGCTGTGAGTGGGAACTTCTTACCTGGCTGCTAGGATCAGGGCATGGGGGAACTGGGCTTGGGAGAGGGACTGTAAGTAATCCAGGTGGCACATGGATATCATGTCAAGGAGGGTGCTGGGATCATGTCAGGACCCGTGGGAAGAGACTGGTGTGAGCTTGCATAGATGTCTTCCCTGTGATTCTTTCAACACCAAGCTTTTGCCCTGCAGGGCTCTGTTCAGCTCTTTTACAGGGATCTGCCCTTGTCAATCCAGGAAGCCTATGAGATCCTGCTGTCCCAGGAGGCAGTGAGCTTGCCACATTACCAGGTGTGTTGGGACCTCCAGCTGTTGCAGGGAGGATGAAGGCAGACAGCCCAGCCTCTGCCACACAGCCTCTCCAGTGGCTGAGAGCAGAACAGCACAGttagggagggaaggggagtAATTCTCAGTTTCTCCCTTTCACCTTCTTCCAGGTGATCAGTTCCCATTTCCCTGCCTTTGCTTTGGGTCCTAGCCCTGGCGTTTTCTCCTCTGCCAGTGCCACACTGTGTTCACTTAGTCATAGTGGAGCTGGAGTAAATTGTTTGGTTGTAGGGTAGTCATTTAACCCTCTTGATTTCCTTTGCTCTAAGGTGTTCAGCCACTTGAAGCAACTCGGTTATGTTGTACTGAGATTCGACGCCAGGTAATCAACTTTTCCTTTCCAcgctgctttctcttttctgaagacTCTGAGCAGCTTTGTATGCCCCTCTGAGTATTGTATGGCTCCATTGGGATGGCAGAGAAGAGGACTTTGAACCTGCATTCCATCTCTTGGGAGAATTAAAGGCTAAAAGTGGCATTCTGCCCTTCCTTGCTCCTCCCTCTTGAGGAGGTGGTTGGGAATATGAAGTGGGGCATGAACTGAGGACCATTCAGGTCATGCTTGTGGATTTTCTGTGCCTGGAATAAAAGGTTTCTGCAGCTGTATTCTGGGGGCTGAGCAGAAGGGTAGTTATACTGCATCACCCTGCTCTCAGCCTCTGTGTTGGTGTCTCATTCCAGCACTGTCCTGTCTCCCTATGAGAGGCAACTGAACTTGGAAAGTCATTGCAAGAGCTTTGGAAAACACCATCGCAAAAGGAGGAGGAGTTCCAGTCCCCGGTAAGGATGTGGCCCAAAGCCTTCTTCCATCTTCTCCCAGGCCCCAACTGGCTCAGGAACAGCTACTAAGTGTCTGAGGACACTTATGCTGTGGGTGACCTGTCTGACAGCCATTCTTGGCTGTCCTCAAGCAGTGCAGAGCTTTTTCTGAACTCGTGCAGTGTTCCCTTTTGTCACAGCTGTACTTTGTGCAGGGTGTGTTCAAGAGGGGTGAACTGCCCTTGAGCCTCCCAGCTGCAGTGGTGAGGTGCCAAAAATAGAAGGGTAAAGTCAGTGCAGAAGAAGCACGTGGCAgacatctcctcctcctcctcttttttcaGAGGGGGCGCAGACACCACAGTGCACATCTTGCACTTATCCACCCCCTCAATGCAGCTTATGCTAGGACCGTACAGCAGAGAGCAGTTGGGTCCTGGTCCTTGCACACGGCCTCTAGGCGTTGCCAAAGTGCAAACAGGTGACACAATTGGTAATTTTGCTAGTAATTATGACAGCTTCCAGTAGGTGGCGTCATCCTTTAAGAAACAGGGAGGATGAGTCTGGTCTGCAAGTCCTTTCCTATTAACAAGTACATCAGCGCTTAAGGAGTTACGGAATTTTAGGAACTGGGAGATAAAACTGCTGGTTTAGGAATTGCCTTATCTTCTCTGGAACCAGGGACTGAATCTCATACCAGTTAAAGGTGCTGGTAAGAAGGTTTCTGCCTGGCCTCTGCTAATTTGGCTGAAGTCCATCGTGAGGGAgggcagtgctaggttaacgtTTGGACTCAACAATCTTAACGATCTTTTCCAGCataaacgattctatgattctacgtTTGTGTGGAGGTGGTCGGGTCAGTATATGGGGTGTATGGAGGCTGATTGGGAATGTGTATGTGCAAATCAAGGCTGGGATTCTCCTGGGCGTTGAAGTAAACCTCATGCAGGGCTGCTGAGTTTATTCTGCCTTTGGCATTCACTGCTTGATTTTGgcctgcttttttcccttctcgCTTTGTCACACAAGCAAACACTCTCCTTCCAGCCAAGATGTTTGCAACCCCCCTCTGTCTGGGGGTTCCTGCCACCTTTGCCGTCCTTCTTCCAGGTTTGGCAGACTGCATCCTTCCTGTtagcagggaggaggcaggattTAAAGGGAATAAAGTGCCGCCGCACACTCTCCCTGTCTTTTatactgctgcttctgtctttAGGTCACATGAGAAGAAATATAAAGGATCCGAGGACCTTCCAGAAGCTGAAGGGACCTCCAAAAAAGATGGAGATGACCGTGGAGATTCTAGCTGCCTTCCCATGGATGAAAAGGCTTTGTCAGAGCAGCCAAAGGAATCGGATGCTGGCTGTGGAGACGGGGAGTCAAACCCAGTTCCTCTTGATACAGGACAAAAGGACTCCCTGAGCAGCTCCTCCAGGAGCTGGGTTGGAGACCACAAGGAAAGCAGCATTGGCACCCATGCACCCCGCTGGGATTTTACCACCATCATCTTGCCAAACGTGGCCCCAGACCAGCCGTGCACACATCTGCCCTCACCTGACAACGGGCTCTTGCCGGAGAACGTGTTGGGGAGGGAGGTTGATGCAGCTTGCTGGTGCGCACGCATCAATCAGAAACAGGAGAAGCTGTCACGGAAGGAAAGGGAGCAGCAAGAGGGGGAGAGCAGGTACAAGAGCAGTGTCAATGCTGACCGGGAGGTGAGGCGCTGCTCCAACTGGCAAGAGTACAAAGCCCTTCGGGAGCAGAGG contains these protein-coding regions:
- the TSEN54 gene encoding tRNA-splicing endonuclease subunit Sen54 isoform X2, translating into MEPGSSRRPSAAELLAGRGAPQRASGPKDFLPDGSAEQAEKLRRCREEQWQLLSEERVGRRRSLVKAEWKPGQGIVELQSPAGKFWHTMGFTERGKQCLLPEEALYLLECVFSHLKQLGYVVLRFDASTVLSPYERQLNLESHCKSFGKHHRKRRRSSSPRSHEKKYKGSEDLPEAEGTSKKDGDDRGDSSCLPMDEKALSEQPKESDAGCGDGESNPVPLDTGQKDSLSSSSRSWVGDHKESSIGTHAPRWDFTTIILPNVAPDQPCTHLPSPDNGLLPENVLGREVDAACWCARINQKQEKLSRKEREQQEGESRYKSSVNADREVRRCSNWQEYKALREQRSQQRVWKRPPHLWDQAVTPLLRPDETTSSAALLQQISVLQPSHILDGASRLQEDPEGMKIDFNVYQADAVAKFKKTNPGKPYVRMCVRSFDEQIPSLRALKQVTYQSGDVPVVFALVDHGEIAFYSLKEFKLPVDVNH
- the TSEN54 gene encoding tRNA-splicing endonuclease subunit Sen54 isoform X1, whose protein sequence is MEPGSSRRPSAAELLAGRGAPQRASGPKDFLPDGSAEQAEKLRRCREEQWQLLSEERVGRRRSLVKAEWKPGQGIVELQSPAGKFWHTMGFTERGKQCLLPEEALYLLECGSVQLFYRDLPLSIQEAYEILLSQEAVSLPHYQVFSHLKQLGYVVLRFDASTVLSPYERQLNLESHCKSFGKHHRKRRRSSSPRSHEKKYKGSEDLPEAEGTSKKDGDDRGDSSCLPMDEKALSEQPKESDAGCGDGESNPVPLDTGQKDSLSSSSRSWVGDHKESSIGTHAPRWDFTTIILPNVAPDQPCTHLPSPDNGLLPENVLGREVDAACWCARINQKQEKLSRKEREQQEGESRYKSSVNADREVRRCSNWQEYKALREQRSQQRVWKRPPHLWDQAVTPLLRPDETTSSAALLQQISVLQPSHILDGASRLQEDPEGMKIDFNVYQADAVAKFKKTNPGKPYVRMCVRSFDEQIPSLRALKQVTYQSGDVPVVFALVDHGEIAFYSLKEFKLPVDVNH